One genomic segment of Gottschalkia acidurici 9a includes these proteins:
- a CDS encoding S-layer homology domain-containing protein — protein sequence MNKKILSLVLVLTLVLGSFSFAFADTKVSSDVVGTDYEDAVTRLNKLSILTGYPDGSFKPENTITRAEFSAAVARARGLEAASQNSKGDTPFTDVTANHWASGYVNQASKLGLVNGMGNGIFAPESQITYEQAVTLVVRALGYEEKAKTQGGYPYGHLSVASETGLLKDVKSGTQGTPATRGLVAQLLDNALDIEKMIQTGYGDQAKWVVSGTEGTVKQYLFDDLGLKRLEKATITEADKDKNKVVVKVEDRNSSDYNKGKTLKVEKNFNFAGLEGLRVTVWYNDKNDELIDVKVENDFQVKFDGFEVTKEATKSRDAEIKLLTEDKKYDVADDAVIKIDGEKIDASELELDEKEYNFAKIILNDYNNVSWIDAYSLDGPIVVDKVEKDVLKGYDDESLDDIDDYTIIKDGKQILSDDLSKKDVLLYNSKEEYAVVVTNTKQGEVERVYKDGFRFDGEIYQYDNDYGTIKYLSGDSLEEVDADVMDEMRDNGKITVYFSFDDKVVFIDGKAEEVSGNYAMVKETSSESFKNRGEDYYKLDVLNSEGKVLEFDIKAKDIKDTSEDFLKSEAEWKDTIVEKNIIKLSLDANNKPTKVEKTSETRLPKEITGDNKVRLKSDYAAGYKLQSKTQIFWRDGENEVKNYETFTWDQADKYFTEIQKGWVYADDQGRAVAIFAEETDNDGDTNAVVGILRDVQERKGKERYEFEIEVNGNKPDIYEGKKDAFKDYTLSELRDEVNEVVVLRVGDKDKEVKRILIGNDVEKSAPVTVKSATNSKLVDTNNNEYTIVGKYYDDRSTERKDIAARNVIGEEVILYFEPGSDTHVQVVILNGKGNSGGNTKTDVLQFAYKKGSLIYVTINDRDYEYGGSQELTDLQALSGKEVKFSVRNGVIVSVEEKNPTTTEPETPDPIDTTNLEAEIANAKEAKADVEISADGTDIEVGKKWVTQDVKEALDAAILKAEEALESATTNEEVTAAINALRSAIETYEAEIADGTM from the coding sequence ATGAACAAGAAGATTCTATCACTAGTACTAGTTTTAACATTAGTATTAGGAAGCTTCAGTTTTGCATTTGCAGATACGAAAGTTTCAAGCGATGTAGTTGGAACTGACTATGAAGATGCAGTTACAAGACTGAACAAATTATCAATATTAACAGGATACCCAGATGGGTCATTCAAACCAGAAAACACAATAACAAGAGCAGAATTCTCTGCAGCAGTAGCTAGAGCGAGAGGACTTGAAGCAGCTTCTCAAAACTCTAAAGGAGATACTCCTTTCACAGATGTTACAGCTAATCACTGGGCATCAGGATATGTTAACCAAGCATCAAAACTTGGTTTAGTAAATGGTATGGGAAATGGAATATTTGCTCCAGAATCTCAAATCACTTATGAACAAGCAGTTACATTAGTAGTAAGAGCATTAGGATATGAAGAAAAAGCTAAAACTCAAGGTGGATATCCATATGGACACTTATCAGTAGCATCAGAAACAGGATTATTAAAAGATGTTAAAAGTGGAACACAAGGAACACCAGCAACAAGAGGATTAGTTGCACAATTACTTGACAACGCATTAGACATTGAAAAAATGATCCAAACTGGATATGGAGATCAAGCTAAATGGGTTGTATCAGGAACAGAAGGTACTGTAAAACAATACTTATTTGATGATCTAGGACTTAAAAGACTAGAAAAAGCAACTATAACAGAAGCAGATAAAGATAAAAACAAAGTAGTAGTAAAAGTAGAAGATAGAAACAGTTCAGATTATAACAAAGGAAAAACACTTAAAGTTGAGAAAAACTTTAACTTTGCAGGATTAGAAGGATTAAGAGTTACAGTATGGTACAATGACAAAAACGATGAGCTAATTGATGTTAAAGTTGAAAATGACTTCCAAGTTAAGTTCGATGGTTTCGAAGTAACTAAAGAAGCAACTAAAAGTAGAGATGCAGAAATCAAACTTCTAACAGAAGATAAAAAATACGATGTTGCTGATGACGCAGTAATCAAGATTGATGGAGAAAAAATTGACGCAAGTGAATTAGAATTAGATGAAAAAGAATATAACTTTGCTAAAATTATATTAAATGATTACAATAATGTTTCGTGGATAGATGCATATTCACTAGACGGACCAATAGTAGTAGATAAAGTTGAAAAAGACGTTCTTAAAGGTTATGATGATGAAAGTTTAGATGATATAGATGACTATACTATCATAAAAGATGGTAAGCAAATATTATCAGATGACTTAAGTAAAAAAGACGTATTATTATACAACTCAAAAGAGGAATATGCAGTAGTTGTTACAAATACTAAACAAGGTGAAGTTGAAAGAGTTTACAAAGATGGATTTAGATTTGATGGAGAAATATATCAATATGATAATGATTACGGTACAATTAAGTATCTTTCTGGAGATAGCTTAGAAGAAGTAGATGCAGACGTAATGGACGAAATGAGAGACAACGGAAAAATAACAGTTTACTTCTCATTTGATGATAAAGTAGTATTTATTGATGGTAAAGCTGAAGAAGTATCAGGTAACTACGCAATGGTAAAAGAAACTAGTAGTGAATCATTTAAAAATCGTGGAGAAGACTACTATAAATTAGACGTATTGAATTCTGAAGGAAAAGTATTAGAATTTGATATAAAAGCAAAAGATATTAAGGATACAAGTGAAGATTTCCTAAAATCAGAAGCTGAGTGGAAAGACACAATTGTAGAGAAAAACATAATTAAATTATCACTTGATGCAAACAATAAGCCAACAAAAGTAGAAAAAACATCAGAAACAAGATTACCAAAAGAAATAACTGGTGATAATAAAGTAAGATTAAAAAGCGACTATGCAGCAGGATATAAGCTACAAAGTAAAACTCAAATATTCTGGAGAGATGGAGAAAATGAAGTTAAAAACTACGAAACATTTACTTGGGATCAAGCAGATAAATACTTTACTGAGATACAAAAAGGATGGGTATATGCAGATGACCAAGGAAGAGCAGTAGCTATCTTCGCAGAAGAGACTGATAACGATGGAGATACTAACGCTGTAGTTGGAATATTAAGAGATGTTCAAGAAAGAAAAGGTAAAGAAAGATATGAATTTGAAATAGAAGTAAATGGTAATAAACCAGATATATATGAAGGTAAAAAAGATGCTTTCAAAGACTATACATTATCAGAGTTAAGAGACGAAGTTAATGAGGTAGTGGTTCTTAGAGTTGGAGATAAGGACAAAGAAGTTAAGAGGATATTAATAGGAAACGATGTAGAGAAGTCTGCACCAGTAACAGTTAAGAGTGCAACTAACAGTAAACTAGTAGATACAAATAATAATGAGTATACAATCGTAGGTAAATACTATGATGATAGATCTACTGAGCGTAAAGACATAGCGGCTAGAAATGTTATAGGTGAAGAAGTAATATTATACTTTGAGCCAGGATCAGATACACACGTTCAAGTAGTAATTCTTAATGGAAAAGGAAATAGCGGTGGTAACACTAAAACTGATGTGTTACAATTTGCATACAAAAAAGGTAGTCTAATTTATGTAACAATAAATGATAGAGACTATGAATATGGTGGATCGCAAGAACTTACAGATTTACAAGCATTATCAGGAAAAGAAGTTAAATTCTCAGTACGTAATGGAGTTATTGTATCGGTTGAGGAAAAAAACCCAACAACAACAGAACCTGAAACTCCAGATCCAATAGATACAACGAATTTAGAAGCTGAGATAGCTAACGCTAAAGAAGCTAAAGCTGATGTTGAAATAAGTGCTGATGGTACTGATATTGAGGTAGGAAAAAAGTGGGTTACTCAAGACGTTAAAGAAGCACTAGATGCTGCAATATTGAAAGCTGAAGAAGCTTTAGAATCGGCAACAACAAATGAAGAAGTTACAGCTGCAATAAATGCTTTAAGATCAGCAATAGAAACATATGAAGCTGAAATAGCAGATGGAACAATGTAA
- a CDS encoding glycerophosphodiester phosphodiesterase family protein, which yields MLFIKSKYMLLFIILFITIFSVSDKRVFAQSKSDKIQPINPLVAHAGGSIYGFKYTNSLEALEESYKNGFNLIEIDFEWTSDGKVVAIHDWDSMAKRMLMSESKVYSLYEFKNSKVFQDLTLMDLDDLAKWLETKKDVSIITDMKKDNIEFLKLISQDYKNIQDQIIPQVYSQGEYFPVKDMGYKDIILTLYKENINDDEVLEFVKGNTVFAVTMPIERGYSDLPMKLKHINVNTYAHTVNDFYIFEELSKNGVTGIYTDIFHANRFKLN from the coding sequence ATGCTTTTTATTAAGTCGAAGTATATGCTTTTATTTATAATTTTATTTATAACAATATTTTCTGTTTCAGATAAAAGAGTATTTGCTCAAAGTAAATCTGATAAAATACAACCCATCAATCCATTAGTAGCTCATGCTGGTGGCTCTATATATGGTTTTAAATATACTAATTCTCTTGAAGCTTTAGAAGAAAGCTACAAGAACGGATTTAACTTAATAGAGATAGACTTTGAATGGACATCTGATGGTAAGGTTGTAGCAATACATGATTGGGACTCTATGGCTAAGAGAATGCTTATGTCTGAATCAAAAGTTTATAGCCTGTATGAGTTTAAAAATTCAAAGGTTTTTCAAGATTTAACTTTAATGGATTTAGATGATTTAGCTAAGTGGCTTGAAACTAAAAAGGATGTATCTATAATTACAGATATGAAGAAGGATAATATAGAGTTTTTAAAGCTTATATCTCAAGACTATAAAAATATACAAGATCAAATAATACCTCAAGTATATTCTCAAGGCGAATATTTCCCGGTAAAAGATATGGGATATAAAGACATTATATTAACTTTATATAAAGAGAATATTAATGATGATGAAGTATTAGAATTTGTTAAGGGAAATACTGTTTTTGCTGTGACTATGCCTATTGAAAGAGGGTATTCTGATTTACCAATGAAATTGAAACATATAAATGTAAATACATACGCTCATACAGTAAATGACTTCTATATTTTTGAGGAATTAAGTAAAAATGGAGTGACAGGTATTTATACTGATATTTTTCATGCTAATAGATTTAAATTAAATTGA
- a CDS encoding DUF1846 domain-containing protein, which translates to MKIGFDDRKYLEEQSQYILERVNKYDKLYLEFGGKLIGDFHAKRVLPGFDENAKIKLLCKLREKVEIVICVYAGDIERNKIRGDYGITYDMDVLRLIDDLRAYNLLVNSVVITRYDDQPSATVFINKLERRGIKVYKHRATKGYPTDIDTVVSEEGYGQNPYIETTKSIVVVTAPGPGSGKLATCLNQMYHEYSNGKSSGYSKFETFPVWNIPLKHPLNIAYEAATADLKDVNMIDSFHYDAYNVLATNYNRDIETFPVLKRIIEKITGEEAAYKSPTDMGVNRVGFGITDDKVIKEASNQEIIRRYFKTSCEYKKGYVDKDTFQRVKLIMEELDLKENDRSVVIPAREYSTKLKDDCGKNEICPVVSIELEDGKILTGRSSEIMDSTSAVILNAIKYLANISDNIHLISPVILKPIRDLKMKTLGSVSAALNCEEILIALSICAATNPTAQVAMEKLSELDGCQAHSTTILSLSNDQTFRKLGIDVTCDPEYPTDNLFYNE; encoded by the coding sequence ATGAAGATAGGATTTGATGACAGGAAGTACCTTGAAGAACAATCTCAATACATTTTAGAAAGAGTTAATAAGTACGATAAGCTTTATTTAGAATTTGGAGGAAAACTTATAGGCGATTTTCATGCAAAGAGGGTTTTACCTGGATTCGATGAAAATGCTAAAATTAAGCTACTATGCAAACTACGAGAAAAAGTTGAAATAGTTATATGTGTATATGCAGGAGATATAGAAAGAAATAAGATAAGAGGGGACTATGGGATTACTTATGATATGGATGTACTAAGACTCATAGACGATTTAAGAGCATATAACTTACTAGTTAACAGTGTTGTTATAACAAGATATGATGATCAGCCTTCAGCTACTGTATTCATCAATAAACTTGAGCGTAGGGGTATAAAAGTTTATAAGCATAGAGCAACAAAAGGTTATCCAACAGATATAGATACAGTAGTAAGTGAGGAAGGATACGGACAAAACCCTTATATAGAAACTACGAAGTCTATAGTAGTAGTTACAGCGCCGGGACCAGGGAGCGGGAAATTAGCAACGTGTCTTAATCAAATGTATCATGAATATAGCAATGGGAAATCTTCAGGATATTCAAAGTTTGAAACATTTCCAGTTTGGAATATTCCTTTAAAACATCCATTAAACATAGCCTATGAAGCAGCAACAGCTGATCTTAAAGACGTAAACATGATAGATTCATTTCATTATGATGCCTATAACGTATTAGCTACAAATTATAATCGTGATATAGAAACATTTCCCGTGTTGAAAAGAATAATAGAGAAGATAACAGGGGAAGAAGCAGCATATAAGTCTCCTACAGATATGGGCGTAAACAGAGTAGGATTCGGTATAACTGATGATAAAGTTATTAAAGAGGCATCTAATCAGGAAATAATAAGAAGGTACTTTAAAACAAGTTGTGAATACAAGAAGGGTTATGTAGACAAAGACACTTTCCAGAGAGTAAAGTTAATTATGGAAGAGTTAGACTTAAAAGAAAATGATAGATCGGTTGTAATTCCTGCAAGAGAATATTCTACTAAGCTAAAAGATGATTGTGGGAAAAACGAAATTTGTCCAGTAGTAAGTATAGAACTTGAAGATGGAAAAATATTAACAGGTAGAAGTTCTGAAATAATGGACTCTACATCGGCAGTTATATTAAATGCTATAAAGTATCTTGCGAATATATCTGACAATATTCACTTAATATCACCAGTTATACTTAAGCCTATTAGAGACTTAAAGATGAAGACTCTAGGAAGTGTAAGTGCAGCTTTAAACTGTGAGGAAATATTAATAGCTTTAAGTATTTGCGCGGCAACAAATCCAACGGCTCAAGTAGCAATGGAGAAGTTATCTGAGCTCGATGGTTGTCAAGCTCATTCAACTACCATATTAAGCCTGAGCAACGATCAAACTTTTAGGAAATTAGGTATAGATGTAACTTGTGATCCAGAATATCCGACAGATAATCTTTTTTATAATGAATAA
- a CDS encoding DUF6042 family protein codes for MSEENNIKVPGEISEYLWTRYLPETTYKVYALIAYLNKKRAILDAQIEIENNIPRVIQEKKDILNKLGFKYPENRQEDIDLLLKYNLIEMSKDEDGEDIYVHVYPIKRPQEVLNIDEEELKTLDNIKFEIKHEQALNMLFTLILNNNGKLTCSVDHITKTTKVKLTEVKEVMNYLLSEEGSIKVTGNKDIKKLKKTIKYI; via the coding sequence ATGAGTGAGGAAAATAATATAAAAGTACCAGGGGAAATATCTGAGTATCTTTGGACAAGGTATCTACCAGAAACTACTTATAAGGTATATGCTTTAATAGCTTATTTAAACAAAAAAAGAGCTATCTTAGACGCACAAATAGAAATAGAAAATAATATACCAAGAGTCATTCAAGAGAAGAAAGACATATTAAATAAGCTAGGATTTAAGTATCCAGAAAATAGACAGGAAGATATAGACTTGCTGTTGAAGTATAACCTTATAGAAATGTCTAAGGATGAAGATGGTGAAGATATATATGTACATGTATATCCTATAAAAAGGCCACAAGAAGTACTAAACATAGATGAAGAAGAGTTAAAAACACTAGATAATATAAAATTTGAGATAAAGCATGAACAAGCTTTAAACATGCTATTTACATTAATACTAAATAATAATGGTAAATTAACTTGCTCTGTAGATCATATAACAAAGACTACTAAGGTGAAGCTAACAGAGGTAAAAGAAGTCATGAACTATCTATTAAGTGAAGAAGGTTCTATAAAAGTTACAGGGAATAAAGATATAAAAAAATTAAAAAAGACGATAAAGTATATATAA
- a CDS encoding copper amine oxidase N-terminal domain-containing protein, which translates to MKNKDIKFDTPPVIKEGRTLIPVRAITEGFGANLEWNEETKEVKINKDGNEIILKIGSDIALVNGKEVKLDVNANTFSNRTYVPLRFISENLGLKVEWDDESQTVEIDDEDNSDDVDDKDDINDIDDDSDNDDDTDDDNDN; encoded by the coding sequence GTGAAAAACAAGGATATAAAGTTTGACACACCTCCAGTAATAAAAGAAGGAAGAACTCTAATTCCAGTGAGAGCTATCACAGAAGGATTTGGTGCAAACTTAGAATGGAATGAAGAAACTAAAGAAGTGAAAATAAATAAAGACGGAAATGAAATAATATTAAAAATAGGTAGTGACATAGCACTAGTGAATGGAAAAGAAGTAAAACTAGATGTTAATGCAAATACTTTTAGTAATCGTACTTATGTACCTCTAAGATTTATAAGTGAAAATTTAGGACTAAAAGTTGAATGGGACGATGAGAGTCAAACAGTAGAAATAGATGATGAAGATAATAGTGATGATGTAGATGATAAAGACGACATAAATGATATAGACGATGACTCTGATAATGATGATGATACAGATGACGATAACGATAACTAA
- a CDS encoding S-layer homology domain-containing protein, protein MKIRGKKFISLGLATMITMSTCSVFANTANGFKDVPSNHWAKQYIDSVSKEGLFTGYENNIFKPEESISRSQVIILLTRLVKPDQGEVNQAKIKYESALTKAFVPEWAKAEIASALSRGIIQESELSTLFNKDGSQPKAIRSEVCKYLTRVLGLENEAKSKTTFNLPFKDSEKIKKDDMPYISIMSEKKIINGDSNGNFNPNNSLTRSEMAKVLSVANDYRKGNTTTPGVTTQVKGTIYSIINNATNSNEMYLTIRDTNYNLVGYTINTNTKFYIDNKTTSINDFAKDMEVTLEVTQDKKVVSMKTDSITEDYEGTVYGVSTSDNTMTVEYKISKNSDKTERKTFKVDSNAKIKIDGKTGYLKNISKGDSVEITVVNTKITDIDVDSKNKEIEGVIKEIEYKKETILTIKGDDKETYKYPVKNKATIKRNRKTASIDDLRRGDEVEITVEDDEITEIYAESVDKDDKGTITGMKYTSSGVQITISNNDDDESSYYISKGARVSIDGERKSTSDIKLGQYVELEIEGEEVVSVKASEVSVNDSVTGIIEYINKNAEVVTVLSIDSGNKKEVQVSLYDANIIDSKGNTVRFSSLKEGDTVTVVGNHDGRILNAATAIVLSYKK, encoded by the coding sequence ATGAAGATAAGAGGAAAAAAATTTATATCTTTAGGACTAGCTACTATGATAACTATGAGCACATGCAGTGTATTTGCTAATACTGCAAATGGTTTTAAAGATGTTCCTAGTAATCACTGGGCAAAACAATATATAGATAGTGTTAGTAAAGAAGGATTATTTACAGGATACGAGAACAACATATTTAAACCAGAAGAAAGTATATCAAGATCGCAAGTAATTATACTTTTAACTAGATTAGTTAAACCGGATCAAGGCGAAGTAAATCAGGCTAAGATTAAATATGAAAGTGCGCTAACTAAAGCATTTGTGCCAGAATGGGCTAAAGCGGAAATAGCTTCTGCACTTTCAAGAGGAATTATACAAGAAAGTGAACTAAGTACACTTTTCAATAAAGATGGATCTCAGCCAAAGGCTATTAGATCAGAAGTGTGTAAATACCTTACAAGAGTTTTAGGACTGGAAAACGAGGCTAAAAGTAAGACAACCTTTAATCTACCTTTCAAAGATTCAGAGAAGATAAAAAAAGACGATATGCCGTACATAAGCATAATGTCAGAAAAGAAAATTATAAATGGAGATTCTAACGGTAATTTTAATCCTAATAATAGTCTAACTAGATCAGAAATGGCAAAAGTTCTTTCTGTAGCGAACGATTATAGAAAAGGAAATACTACAACGCCAGGAGTAACTACACAGGTAAAAGGAACTATATATAGCATTATAAACAATGCTACGAATAGTAATGAGATGTACTTAACTATAAGAGATACTAACTATAATCTAGTAGGGTACACTATAAACACCAATACTAAATTTTATATAGATAATAAAACTACAAGCATAAATGATTTTGCAAAAGACATGGAAGTAACTCTTGAAGTTACACAAGATAAAAAGGTAGTTAGTATGAAGACTGATAGTATAACTGAGGATTATGAGGGCACAGTTTATGGTGTAAGTACATCAGATAATACTATGACTGTAGAATATAAAATAAGTAAAAATAGTGATAAAACTGAGAGAAAAACATTTAAAGTAGATTCAAATGCAAAGATAAAAATAGATGGTAAAACGGGATATCTAAAAAATATAAGCAAAGGTGACTCAGTGGAAATAACAGTAGTGAATACTAAGATAACTGACATCGATGTAGACAGTAAGAACAAAGAAATAGAAGGTGTTATAAAGGAAATAGAATACAAAAAGGAAACTATTTTAACAATAAAGGGTGATGATAAGGAGACTTATAAATACCCGGTAAAAAATAAAGCTACTATAAAAAGAAATAGGAAAACAGCAAGTATAGATGATTTAAGAAGAGGCGACGAGGTAGAAATAACAGTTGAAGATGATGAAATAACAGAAATATATGCTGAATCTGTAGATAAAGATGATAAAGGAACTATAACAGGAATGAAGTATACATCTAGTGGTGTACAGATAACTATATCTAATAATGATGATGATGAAAGTAGTTATTATATTTCTAAAGGAGCAAGAGTATCTATAGATGGTGAAAGAAAAAGCACATCAGACATTAAATTAGGACAATATGTAGAACTAGAAATAGAAGGGGAAGAGGTAGTATCTGTTAAAGCTAGTGAAGTAAGTGTTAATGATAGCGTTACAGGTATTATAGAATATATTAATAAAAATGCTGAAGTAGTTACTGTTCTATCTATAGATAGCGGTAATAAGAAAGAAGTACAAGTTTCACTGTATGATGCGAATATAATAGATAGCAAAGGAAATACAGTGAGATTTAGTAGCTTAAAAGAAGGAGACACTGTGACTGTAGTGGGTAACCACGATGGAAGAATATTAAATGCTGCCACAGCTATAGTACTATCTTATAAAAAATAG
- a CDS encoding response regulator — MKSRVICVDDQMGIRMLLKEILKEDYNVKTVGTGKEAIQAFKDFRPDVVMLDMCLEDMKGTEVLNHIREVDSSTKVVMITGYTEDDMLSEIKSFEPEYILHKPFDILSMKKKLRNIVERCNYSTFYN; from the coding sequence ATGAAAAGTAGGGTTATATGTGTAGATGATCAAATGGGGATAAGAATGCTACTGAAAGAAATCTTAAAAGAAGACTACAACGTAAAAACTGTGGGGACAGGCAAAGAAGCGATACAAGCATTTAAGGATTTTAGACCAGATGTGGTAATGTTAGATATGTGTTTAGAAGACATGAAGGGGACAGAAGTTCTAAATCACATAAGAGAAGTAGATAGTAGTACTAAAGTAGTTATGATTACTGGATATACAGAAGACGACATGTTGAGTGAAATTAAGTCATTTGAACCAGAATATATACTGCATAAGCCATTTGATATATTATCTATGAAGAAAAAGTTGAGGAATATAGTAGAAAGATGTAATTATAGCACATTTTATAATTAA